The Hydrogenobacter thermophilus TK-6 genome window below encodes:
- a CDS encoding aminotransferase class I/II-fold pyridoxal phosphate-dependent enzyme, whose product MSEEWMFPKVKKLPKYVFAMVNELKYQLRREGEDIVDLGMGNPDIPPSQHIIDKLCEVANRPNVHGYSASKGIPRLRKAICDFYKRRYGVELDPERNAIMTIGAKEGYSHLMLAMLEPGDTVIVPNPTYPIHYYAPIICGGDAISVPILPEEDFPEVFLRRLYDLIKTSFRKPKAVVLSFPHNPTTLCVDLEFFQEVVKLAKQEGIWIVHDFAYADLGFDGYTPPSILQVEGALDVAVELYSMSKGFSMAGWRVAFVVGNEMLIKNLAHLKSYLDYGVFTPIQVASIIALESPYEVVEKNREIYRRRRDVLVEGLNRVGWEVKKPKGSMFVWAKVPEEVGMNSLDFSLFLLREAKVAVSPGIGFGEYGEGYVRFALVENEHRIRQAVRGIKKALDKIKSYLA is encoded by the coding sequence ATGAGTGAAGAGTGGATGTTTCCAAAGGTAAAGAAACTACCCAAGTATGTGTTTGCTATGGTCAATGAGCTAAAGTACCAGCTAAGAAGAGAGGGTGAGGACATAGTGGACCTGGGCATGGGAAATCCAGATATACCACCATCTCAGCACATAATAGACAAACTCTGTGAAGTTGCCAACAGACCCAATGTACACGGATACTCTGCATCCAAGGGAATACCCAGACTTCGAAAAGCCATATGCGATTTTTACAAGAGACGCTACGGTGTGGAGTTAGACCCCGAGAGAAACGCCATAATGACCATAGGTGCGAAGGAAGGATACTCACACCTAATGCTTGCCATGCTGGAGCCCGGAGATACAGTGATAGTCCCCAATCCTACTTACCCCATTCACTACTATGCACCCATCATATGTGGTGGTGATGCCATATCTGTACCTATCCTTCCGGAAGAGGACTTTCCTGAGGTTTTTTTGAGGAGACTTTACGACCTTATAAAGACCTCCTTCAGAAAGCCCAAAGCTGTAGTTCTTAGCTTTCCTCACAACCCCACCACGCTATGTGTGGACCTGGAGTTTTTCCAAGAGGTGGTAAAACTCGCCAAGCAGGAAGGCATATGGATAGTGCATGACTTTGCCTACGCAGACCTTGGGTTTGACGGATACACGCCTCCCAGCATCCTTCAGGTGGAGGGTGCGCTGGATGTGGCAGTGGAACTCTACTCTATGTCAAAGGGTTTTTCTATGGCAGGCTGGAGAGTAGCCTTTGTGGTAGGCAATGAAATGCTCATAAAAAACCTTGCCCACCTTAAGAGCTATCTGGACTACGGTGTTTTCACACCTATACAGGTGGCATCCATAATAGCTCTTGAGAGCCCATACGAAGTGGTGGAAAAAAACAGAGAGATATACAGAAGAAGAAGGGATGTGCTGGTGGAGGGTCTAAACAGAGTTGGCTGGGAGGTGAAAAAACCAAAGGGAAGCATGTTTGTGTGGGCAAAGGTGCCGGAAGAAGTAGGTATGAACTCTCTGGACTTCTCTCTTTTCCTTCTGAGGGAGGCAAAGGTGGCTGTCTCACCTGGGATAGGTTTTGGGGAGTACGGAGAAGGCTATGTTAGGTTTGCCCTTGTGGAAAACGAGCACCGCATAAGGCAAGCAGTAAGAGGCATAAAAAAGGCTCTTGATAAGATAAAATCCTATTTAGCTTGA
- the kdsB gene encoding 3-deoxy-manno-octulosonate cytidylyltransferase, translated as MVRKAIVIPARLDSTRLKEKPLFLLAGKPLIRWVVEGCLKTGEEVFLATDSEKIANVVKDLPVKIVYTPSDLPSGSDRVAYAIRDLDVDYVINYQGDEPFVYQEDIKRLFDALKEFSVATLARKDQEFYKDPASVKVVLAEDGTALYFSRSPIPYMKQASDLYPLKHVGIYAFRKETLLEFTSLKQGKLEKLESLEQLRLLEAGVKIKVLLTENYYHGVDTEEDAKVVSDVLLKNLSSSERNL; from the coding sequence ATGGTGAGAAAGGCTATAGTAATACCTGCCAGGCTTGACTCTACAAGGCTAAAAGAGAAGCCTCTCTTTCTTCTGGCTGGCAAGCCTCTCATCAGGTGGGTGGTAGAAGGATGCTTAAAAACTGGTGAAGAGGTGTTTTTGGCAACTGACAGCGAGAAAATAGCAAATGTGGTAAAGGACCTTCCCGTTAAGATAGTTTATACACCTTCGGACCTTCCTTCAGGTAGCGATAGAGTAGCTTATGCCATAAGGGACTTGGATGTGGATTATGTCATAAACTATCAGGGAGATGAACCTTTTGTTTATCAGGAGGATATAAAAAGGCTCTTTGACGCTCTAAAAGAGTTTTCGGTTGCCACGCTGGCAAGAAAGGACCAGGAGTTTTATAAAGACCCTGCCTCTGTAAAGGTGGTTTTGGCGGAAGATGGAACAGCTCTTTACTTTTCCAGAAGCCCCATCCCGTATATGAAACAGGCATCGGACCTTTATCCCCTAAAGCATGTAGGTATATACGCTTTTAGGAAAGAAACATTGCTTGAGTTTACCTCTTTAAAGCAGGGGAAACTTGAAAAGCTTGAATCCTTAGAACAGCTAAGACTCTTAGAAGCAGGTGTAAAGATAAAGGTGCTTCTTACAGAAAACTACTATCACGGCGTTGATACGGAAGAAGATGCAAAGGTAGTGTCTGATGTGCTGCTTAAAAACCTATCCAGCTCCGAAAGAAACCTGTGA
- a CDS encoding DUF2283 domain-containing protein translates to MFYDPEVDALTIILVEDKAEESEEVLPNVIFDYSKDGKVISIEILKAKKTLEALENLNKLLEAVGRP, encoded by the coding sequence ATGTTTTATGACCCAGAAGTTGATGCCTTGACTATAATTCTCGTAGAAGACAAAGCAGAGGAGAGCGAGGAAGTCCTTCCCAATGTTATATTTGACTACTCAAAGGACGGAAAGGTCATAAGCATAGAGATACTCAAAGCAAAGAAAACTCTTGAAGCGCTTGAGAATCTAAACAAACTCCTCGAAGCAGTAGGCAGACCTTAA
- the trxB gene encoding thioredoxin-disulfide reductase — translation MELSLDFKTDKVYDVVIIGAGPAGASAAIYTSRAGLSTLVLYRAEADGALGVTQQIENYPGIRGPISGYELLKLMREHAKAFGAEFVRGKVIATDLLNEVKKVYTIDGREFKARAIIIASGAMERTNKYKGEEEFLGKGVSYCGVCDAAFFKNRPVAVIGEDDYALEETEFIARFASKIYLVVPSSRIKAPPEIIEEVQSKEKVSILLHHRVLEIVGTSLVEGLKVQDVKTKEIKLLEVDGVFIFLGGNKPSVDFLMNQVEMTDEHCIVVNEEMMTSVPGVFAAGDVLCTNIKQAVIAAADGVKAALAVDKYLNKKAKITSQW, via the coding sequence ATGGAGTTAAGCCTGGATTTCAAGACGGACAAGGTTTACGATGTGGTAATAATCGGTGCCGGTCCTGCCGGCGCCTCTGCGGCCATATACACATCAAGGGCAGGGCTTTCAACACTGGTGCTTTACAGAGCTGAAGCGGATGGTGCCTTGGGAGTCACCCAGCAGATAGAAAACTATCCGGGTATTAGAGGACCAATATCTGGCTACGAGCTTCTAAAACTTATGAGGGAGCATGCCAAAGCCTTTGGTGCAGAGTTTGTAAGAGGGAAGGTGATAGCTACAGACCTTTTAAATGAGGTCAAAAAGGTATACACAATAGATGGCAGGGAGTTTAAAGCAAGAGCCATAATAATAGCTTCGGGCGCAATGGAAAGAACCAACAAATACAAAGGCGAAGAGGAGTTTCTTGGAAAAGGTGTATCTTACTGCGGTGTGTGTGATGCGGCGTTTTTCAAAAACAGACCCGTTGCAGTAATAGGTGAGGACGATTATGCTTTGGAAGAGACGGAGTTTATAGCTCGCTTTGCCAGCAAGATATATCTTGTGGTGCCTTCCAGCAGGATAAAGGCACCTCCAGAGATAATAGAGGAAGTGCAGTCAAAGGAGAAGGTCAGCATCCTACTACACCACAGAGTACTGGAGATAGTAGGAACTTCTCTGGTGGAAGGACTAAAAGTGCAAGATGTGAAAACGAAAGAGATCAAACTGCTTGAGGTGGATGGCGTTTTTATATTTCTTGGAGGAAACAAACCATCGGTGGACTTCCTCATGAACCAGGTAGAGATGACGGATGAGCATTGCATAGTGGTAAACGAGGAGATGATGACTTCTGTACCGGGTGTCTTTGCCGCAGGCGATGTGCTTTGCACCAACATAAAGCAGGCAGTTATTGCAGCAGCTGATGGGGTAAAGGCAGCTCTTGCGGTGGATAAGTACCTCAATAAAAAAGCCAAGATCACATCCCAGTGGTGA
- the lpxC gene encoding UDP-3-O-acyl-N-acetylglucosamine deacetylase: MKQRTLKTVASFEGVGIHSGTASEIHIHPEEEGTGIRFLKSGVYIPASFKFVVNTDHSTDLGKEGIVVKTVEHLMAVLYMLGISNATVEFVKGFEVPILDGSGYHFYKELKDKVLEQSEPIEFVEIPQAFEVRNHSGYIRALPHQHFSAVYVGSLEGFFEERRVEFNGNVKDLVFARTFCYDHELEHLLKKGLARGGSLQNALLLGKGFVYNQGGMRSKDEPLRHKLLDLIGDLALFGKRIKAHIVSYKGGHTLNHRFLSELDRFLSSTSDTTFASSSVSTP; this comes from the coding sequence ATGAAACAGCGTACCCTCAAAACGGTTGCCTCCTTTGAAGGTGTGGGTATTCACTCTGGAACAGCATCAGAAATACATATACATCCCGAAGAGGAAGGTACAGGTATCAGGTTTCTAAAAAGCGGTGTTTATATACCTGCCAGCTTTAAATTTGTAGTAAACACGGACCACTCAACGGACCTTGGTAAGGAAGGTATTGTGGTCAAAACTGTGGAACACCTTATGGCAGTACTTTATATGCTTGGCATAAGCAATGCCACAGTTGAGTTTGTTAAAGGTTTTGAGGTGCCAATACTTGATGGGAGTGGATATCACTTTTACAAAGAGTTAAAGGATAAAGTTTTAGAGCAGTCCGAACCTATAGAATTTGTAGAAATCCCGCAAGCTTTTGAAGTAAGAAACCACAGTGGCTATATAAGAGCTTTACCGCACCAACACTTTTCTGCCGTGTATGTGGGTAGCCTTGAGGGTTTTTTTGAGGAAAGGAGGGTGGAATTTAACGGAAATGTAAAGGATCTGGTTTTTGCAAGAACTTTTTGCTACGACCACGAGCTTGAGCACCTGCTTAAAAAGGGTCTGGCAAGAGGAGGGAGCCTGCAAAATGCCCTGCTTCTTGGCAAAGGCTTTGTTTACAACCAAGGTGGTATGAGGTCCAAAGATGAGCCTTTAAGGCACAAACTCCTTGACCTAATAGGTGACCTTGCCCTTTTTGGCAAAAGAATAAAGGCTCACATCGTATCCTATAAAGGTGGTCATACCCTCAATCACAGGTTTCTTTCGGAGCTGGATAGGTTTTTAAGCAGCACATCAGACACTACCTTTGCATCTTCTTCCGTATCAACGCCGTGA
- the mnmE gene encoding tRNA uridine-5-carboxymethylaminomethyl(34) synthesis GTPase MnmE, producing MVKQREPIIAIATPYGESAIGMIRISGLGVLEKVKKYVRTKGEIKPRYAHFFALLDEDGQVLDEGVLIYYKSPASYTGEDMIEMCLHGNPLILKRALELFLKEGIRLAEPGEFTKRAFLNGKLDMTQAEAVADLINAKTDLARKVAIRQLQGELSKYVNSLREKLIQLLAYVEADIEFSEQDIPTISREEILQVLKEVQNSIETLMSTVKAGELLRKGINLAIVGKPNVGKSSLFNALLGRERAIVTEVPGTTRDFLSEELHMEGVPINLIDTAGIRETEDVVESIGVKRSIDSINSADMVLFVVDASKPLEKDDWDVYNLVKQRDHIKVLNKVDLGLDPSIAKIFPDGVRVSAKMGDGMQDLKKVMLEKLGVFGYEGMKVYVSARHAQLLKKSLEIIEPLIHSLEKQDISPEILALELREALVYLDEMVGAITTEDVLSAIFSRFCIGK from the coding sequence ATGGTAAAACAAAGAGAGCCTATAATTGCCATAGCCACGCCTTACGGTGAGAGTGCTATAGGAATGATAAGGATCTCTGGTCTGGGTGTGCTTGAAAAGGTGAAAAAGTACGTACGCACAAAGGGAGAGATAAAACCTCGCTATGCTCACTTTTTTGCACTTCTGGATGAAGACGGTCAGGTGCTGGATGAGGGGGTGCTCATATACTACAAATCTCCCGCATCTTACACGGGTGAGGATATGATAGAGATGTGCCTTCATGGGAACCCCCTTATACTCAAAAGAGCCCTTGAGCTGTTTTTAAAGGAGGGCATAAGGCTTGCAGAGCCGGGAGAGTTTACCAAGAGGGCTTTTTTAAACGGTAAACTTGACATGACACAAGCAGAGGCTGTTGCAGACCTTATAAACGCCAAAACGGACCTTGCAAGAAAAGTGGCTATAAGACAGCTTCAGGGAGAGCTTTCCAAGTATGTAAACTCTCTCAGAGAAAAGCTTATACAGCTTCTGGCTTATGTAGAAGCGGACATAGAGTTCTCCGAGCAGGACATTCCCACCATCAGCAGGGAGGAGATACTCCAGGTGCTTAAAGAAGTGCAAAACAGCATAGAAACCCTTATGTCAACAGTTAAAGCGGGCGAGCTATTAAGAAAAGGTATAAACTTGGCAATAGTAGGCAAGCCCAATGTAGGTAAATCCTCGCTGTTTAATGCACTACTTGGAAGAGAGAGAGCAATAGTTACAGAAGTGCCGGGTACCACCAGAGACTTTCTCAGTGAAGAGCTTCACATGGAAGGGGTGCCGATAAACCTCATAGACACTGCGGGCATAAGAGAGACTGAAGATGTAGTAGAAAGCATAGGAGTAAAAAGAAGCATAGATAGCATTAATAGTGCTGACATGGTGCTTTTTGTAGTGGATGCTTCAAAACCCCTTGAAAAAGACGATTGGGATGTTTATAATTTAGTTAAGCAAAGGGATCACATAAAGGTACTGAACAAGGTGGACCTGGGGTTAGACCCTTCTATTGCAAAGATCTTTCCGGATGGTGTTAGGGTCAGCGCCAAGATGGGAGATGGTATGCAAGACCTGAAAAAGGTGATGTTGGAAAAGTTGGGTGTTTTTGGTTATGAAGGGATGAAGGTTTATGTGTCGGCACGCCATGCTCAGTTGCTAAAAAAGTCCTTAGAAATAATAGAGCCTCTCATACATAGCTTGGAAAAGCAAGATATATCCCCAGAGATCCTTGCCTTGGAGCTTAGAGAAGCTCTTGTTTATTTGGATGAAATGGTGGGAGCCATTACAACGGAGGACGTACTAAGCGCTATCTTTTCAAGATTTTGCATAGGAAAATAA
- the rho gene encoding transcription termination factor Rho, with translation MEQETQTTQEKKVYSYEELKKMSLGELQKIGREFDLSRVTGLRKEELIEKILATQAKEEGLNFIKGVLEILPESYGFIRSSENNYMPSSTDVYVSPSQIKKFGLRTGDTIIGFARPPQEKEKYQALIKIESVNGLPPDPEVLKSRPVFEKLTPYHPTERFNLETSPTELSTRVISLLTPIGKGQRGLIVAPPKAGKTVLLQKIARALIQNHPEVHLIILLIDERPEEVTEMRRIVGEGAQVVASTFDEPPERHMQVAELVVEKAKRLVELKQDVVILLDSMTRFGRASNAVTPPTGRVLTGGIEATALQRPKKFFGAARNIEEGGSLTIIATALIETGSKMDDVIYEEFKGTGNMEIHLDRRLMERRIFPAINIEKSGTRKEELLLEDWELQRVWVLRKFLATMDAIEAMEFLLDKLKKFKTNRDFLKAMHS, from the coding sequence ATGGAGCAGGAAACACAAACCACTCAAGAAAAAAAGGTTTACTCTTATGAGGAGCTTAAAAAAATGTCCCTCGGAGAGCTTCAAAAGATAGGAAGAGAATTTGACCTTTCCAGAGTAACTGGTCTTAGAAAGGAGGAGCTTATAGAGAAGATCCTTGCCACGCAGGCGAAAGAGGAGGGACTCAACTTTATAAAAGGTGTCCTTGAGATACTGCCAGAAAGTTATGGCTTTATAAGGAGTTCTGAGAACAATTACATGCCAAGTTCTACTGATGTTTATGTATCGCCTTCCCAAATAAAGAAGTTTGGGCTGAGGACTGGAGACACCATAATAGGCTTTGCAAGGCCTCCACAAGAAAAGGAGAAGTATCAGGCTCTTATAAAGATAGAGTCTGTCAACGGTCTACCCCCAGACCCGGAGGTCTTAAAGTCAAGACCTGTATTTGAAAAACTGACGCCTTATCACCCCACCGAAAGGTTCAACTTGGAGACATCTCCCACAGAGCTATCCACCAGAGTCATAAGTCTTTTGACGCCCATAGGGAAAGGACAGAGAGGTCTTATAGTAGCTCCACCCAAAGCTGGAAAAACAGTCCTGCTTCAGAAGATAGCCAGAGCCCTCATCCAGAACCATCCGGAAGTTCACCTCATCATCCTGCTCATAGACGAAAGACCTGAGGAAGTTACAGAGATGAGAAGGATAGTAGGAGAAGGTGCACAGGTGGTAGCATCCACCTTTGACGAGCCACCCGAAAGGCACATGCAGGTGGCTGAGTTGGTAGTAGAAAAGGCAAAGAGATTGGTAGAGCTTAAGCAAGATGTGGTGATACTTCTTGACTCCATGACCAGATTTGGCAGAGCATCCAATGCGGTAACTCCTCCTACGGGAAGAGTTTTGACGGGAGGTATAGAAGCAACAGCCCTCCAAAGACCCAAAAAGTTCTTTGGTGCGGCAAGAAACATAGAGGAAGGTGGGTCCCTTACCATAATAGCCACCGCTCTCATAGAAACAGGTTCCAAGATGGACGATGTTATATACGAAGAGTTTAAAGGCACGGGCAACATGGAGATACACCTGGATAGGAGATTGATGGAGAGGAGAATATTCCCGGCTATAAACATAGAAAAATCAGGTACCAGAAAGGAGGAGCTTCTTTTGGAAGATTGGGAGCTTCAAAGGGTTTGGGTGCTCAGAAAGTTCCTTGCCACCATGGATGCCATAGAGGCTATGGAATTTCTCCTGGACAAGCTCAAGAAATTCAAGACCAACAGAGACTTCTTAAAAGCTATGCACTCCTGA
- a CDS encoding CoA-binding protein — MERFHHPHSDDALEVLKDAQVVAVVGISPDPERPSYYVSERLISKGKHRVYFINPKYAGQEILGINVLPSLSDVPEKIDIVNVFRNPAHIEPILEEAIKIGARCVWLQPGCENHEIIERYKDKIKIVWNACIGVEAGYL; from the coding sequence ATGGAAAGGTTTCATCACCCCCATAGCGATGATGCTTTGGAAGTTCTAAAGGATGCCCAAGTGGTGGCGGTTGTGGGTATCTCCCCCGACCCAGAAAGACCATCTTACTATGTTAGTGAAAGACTCATCAGCAAAGGTAAGCACAGAGTTTACTTTATAAATCCCAAGTATGCAGGTCAGGAGATACTGGGAATTAATGTACTGCCTTCACTATCAGATGTGCCAGAAAAGATAGACATAGTTAATGTTTTTAGAAATCCAGCTCATATAGAACCTATACTTGAGGAAGCTATAAAGATAGGTGCCAGGTGTGTGTGGCTCCAGCCCGGCTGTGAGAACCATGAAATTATAGAGAGGTACAAGGACAAAATAAAGATAGTCTGGAATGCCTGCATAGGTGTGGAAGCGGGATACCTTTAA
- the proB gene encoding glutamate 5-kinase, with amino-acid sequence MRIVLKLGSNLIQTQEGDIDLSFLSKLAREIKTMKEQGDEVMLVSSGAVLCGAKKLGIKEKPKNLVLKQALAGVGQAYLMHIYDVVFSNYGLIPAQVLLTSDVFKERAKFYNSKNAIEEMMRLGAIPVINENDTVAVSELVFGDNDFLAVHTAFMMDAELLVILSTAGGLRDQQDKIVPYVEDIEKAFALVRGVNSEFGTGGMFSKLSATRIALSLGVHVIITGKEDSLLKVRELKTCGTYFKPSEKPLKRRKKVIAMMEEPKGIIYIDYGAYKAVKDGKSLLPAGIVKVEGVFERGDTVSICLPEGYLVGKGKVSFSSDELIKVMRRRGQEVKTILKTNKEEAIHRDNLVVF; translated from the coding sequence ATGAGAATTGTTTTAAAGTTAGGATCCAACCTCATACAGACACAGGAAGGGGATATAGACCTCTCTTTCCTTTCTAAGCTTGCCAGAGAGATAAAAACCATGAAAGAGCAGGGAGATGAGGTGATGCTTGTATCTTCCGGAGCTGTCCTGTGCGGTGCCAAAAAGCTTGGTATCAAGGAAAAACCCAAAAACTTAGTGCTAAAGCAGGCACTTGCAGGAGTGGGTCAGGCGTATCTGATGCACATATACGATGTGGTTTTTTCCAACTACGGGCTCATTCCCGCACAGGTGCTTTTAACATCCGATGTTTTCAAGGAAAGAGCCAAATTTTATAACAGCAAAAACGCCATAGAAGAGATGATGAGGCTTGGTGCTATTCCAGTTATAAACGAAAACGATACCGTAGCTGTATCGGAGCTGGTGTTTGGAGACAACGACTTTCTTGCGGTTCATACGGCTTTTATGATGGATGCTGAACTTTTGGTGATACTCTCCACCGCAGGGGGGTTAAGGGATCAGCAAGACAAAATAGTGCCTTATGTGGAAGATATTGAGAAGGCATTTGCCTTAGTGAGAGGTGTCAATTCTGAGTTTGGCACGGGGGGAATGTTTAGCAAGCTGTCTGCTACACGAATAGCCCTCAGCTTGGGGGTGCATGTTATCATCACTGGCAAAGAAGACAGTTTATTAAAAGTCAGGGAGCTAAAGACTTGTGGTACTTACTTTAAGCCTTCAGAAAAACCTCTAAAGCGCAGAAAGAAGGTTATAGCTATGATGGAGGAGCCAAAAGGGATCATATACATAGATTATGGGGCTTATAAGGCTGTGAAGGATGGTAAAAGCCTTCTGCCCGCAGGAATAGTAAAGGTGGAGGGTGTGTTTGAGAGAGGAGATACAGTAAGCATCTGTCTGCCAGAAGGGTATCTGGTGGGTAAGGGAAAGGTTAGCTTCTCTTCGGACGAGCTAATAAAAGTTATGAGAAGAAGAGGGCAGGAGGTTAAAACTATACTCAAGACTAACAAAGAAGAAGCCATACATAGGGACAACCTGGTGGTTTTTTAA
- a CDS encoding uroporphyrinogen-III synthase has translation MIKVVLTRSEEDIQKDRELFEREGFVVIPLPLIKTEPVEFELLEDDFDFVVFPSAKAVNYFLSRRRLKGNEKVIAVGEATKKAVERYNYSVYQVPENYYAEEIKLLLKGQKGKVLIPRSQEGREELIKELENLGFYVKALNVYTTKGVLYQKEEFLKKISEGDVVVFASPSAVRSFFANLPKPEGAAILKEKKVVCIGKTTNQELFSLCGHSGLLPEKPSFESIVKLLKSLAQSLQ, from the coding sequence ATGATCAAAGTTGTGCTAACCAGAAGTGAGGAGGATATACAAAAAGACAGAGAGCTTTTTGAGAGGGAAGGGTTTGTGGTAATCCCATTACCTCTTATAAAAACTGAGCCTGTTGAGTTCGAGCTTCTGGAGGATGACTTTGACTTTGTTGTTTTTCCCAGTGCTAAAGCGGTAAATTACTTTCTAAGTAGAAGAAGGTTAAAAGGTAACGAAAAGGTCATAGCGGTGGGTGAGGCTACTAAAAAAGCTGTTGAAAGGTATAACTACAGTGTTTATCAAGTTCCAGAAAATTACTACGCTGAAGAGATAAAACTTCTGCTGAAAGGACAGAAAGGTAAGGTGCTTATTCCACGCTCACAGGAAGGTAGAGAGGAGCTTATAAAAGAGCTTGAGAATTTAGGCTTCTATGTAAAAGCTTTAAATGTTTATACCACAAAAGGTGTGCTTTACCAAAAAGAGGAGTTTTTGAAGAAGATATCTGAGGGTGATGTTGTTGTGTTTGCAAGCCCTTCAGCTGTCAGGAGCTTTTTTGCAAATTTGCCAAAGCCTGAGGGTGCAGCTATTTTAAAAGAGAAAAAGGTGGTTTGTATTGGCAAAACTACCAATCAAGAGCTTTTTTCCCTTTGCGGACATTCCGGGCTTTTGCCCGAAAAACCGAGCTTTGAAAGCATTGTAAAACTCTTAAAGTCTCTGGCACAGAGTTTGCAATAA
- a CDS encoding peroxiredoxin, with product MMVGKKVPNFELEVYDPQKGGFGKVSLQDMRGKWVVLFFYPADFTFVCPTELADLAEKYQELQELGVEVISVSTDTKYAHLAWHRSEKLLEKVRFPMGADPTGRVSRLFGIYDEENGLALRGTFIINPEGVLVGSEVNFYNVGRNAEELLRKMKANVYLMHHPEEACPAKWTEGKKTLKPSEELVGKVYQALS from the coding sequence ATGATGGTAGGAAAGAAAGTTCCCAACTTTGAGCTGGAGGTTTACGACCCCCAAAAGGGTGGCTTTGGTAAGGTTTCCTTGCAAGATATGCGAGGCAAGTGGGTGGTACTTTTCTTCTATCCGGCGGATTTTACCTTTGTGTGTCCCACGGAGCTTGCTGACCTTGCGGAAAAATACCAAGAGCTGCAAGAGCTGGGTGTAGAAGTAATATCCGTCTCCACGGACACTAAGTACGCACATCTGGCATGGCACAGAAGCGAGAAGCTCCTTGAGAAGGTAAGGTTTCCCATGGGTGCTGACCCAACTGGCAGAGTCTCAAGACTCTTTGGTATTTATGACGAAGAAAACGGGCTTGCTCTTAGAGGCACTTTTATAATAAATCCTGAGGGTGTCCTTGTGGGGTCTGAGGTAAACTTTTACAATGTGGGTAGAAATGCGGAGGAGCTACTAAGAAAAATGAAGGCAAATGTGTATCTTATGCATCATCCTGAGGAAGCTTGCCCTGCCAAGTGGACGGAGGGCAAGAAGACGCTAAAGCCTTCGGAGGAGCTGGTAGGCAAGGTCTACCAAGCACTCAGTTAG
- the dksA gene encoding RNA polymerase-binding protein DksA: MHHLTEEQIKELKQLLLSMREKVIKSADQQIKDPSNVTFEGGDEIDRANIETERYLQLQRVKTRELKLLRKIDYALLKMENFTYGICENCGKEIPYERLKARPVTTMCINCKELEEEAENE; this comes from the coding sequence ATGCACCACTTAACGGAAGAACAGATAAAAGAGCTTAAGCAGCTTCTCCTTTCCATGAGGGAGAAGGTCATAAAGTCAGCGGACCAGCAGATAAAGGACCCTTCCAATGTGACTTTTGAGGGTGGGGATGAGATAGACAGAGCTAACATAGAAACAGAACGCTACCTTCAGCTCCAGAGGGTGAAAACCAGAGAGCTTAAGCTCCTCAGAAAGATAGATTATGCTCTTTTGAAGATGGAAAACTTTACTTACGGCATATGCGAGAACTGCGGTAAAGAAATACCTTACGAGAGACTAAAGGCAAGACCAGTAACCACCATGTGTATAAACTGTAAGGAGCTGGAAGAGGAAGCGGAAAATGAGTGA